From a single Vitis vinifera cultivar Pinot Noir 40024 chromosome 18, ASM3070453v1 genomic region:
- the LOC100264998 gene encoding MLO protein homolog 1 produces the protein MAAPAAGERSLQETPTWAVALVCAVFVIVSVLIEHGIESLAKWFKKKQKKAMSEALEKIKAELMLLGFISLLLTIGTRFIAKICIPAELGSTMLPCKRGYKDGGGYGGGGGDDGDDGGDGRRKLLSYAEEMILRRVLAAQAGGDYCSKSDKIPLISQTGVHQLHIFIFMLAVFHVLYSVVTMALAQAKMKKWKSWESETSSLEYEFTNDPARFRFTHQTSFVRRHAGFSRAPGIRWIVAFFRQFFASVTKVDYTTMRRGFINAHLAPNSKFNFHKYIKRSMEDDFKVVVGISMPLWIFAIIFMLLNVYKWYTLSWMQIVPVTILLVVGTKLELIIMEMAEEIQDRTTVVKGAPIVEPNNKFFWFNRPHWVLLLIHFILFQNAFQMSFFLWITYEYGIKSCFHENLAEILVRLVCGVALQILCSYITFPLYALVTQMGSHMKKSIFEEQTAQALKKWQKAAKERKKLRKAGGDIAPGSLGGENTPSHGASPLHLLRNHKYRSSTNEVESAPTSPKSCQSDTDLSDMEGSSRHGHHQSKENDHLDRNAESHSIDFSFSKA, from the exons ATGGCTGCTCCGGCTGCCGGCGAACGCTCTCTGCAGGAAACGCCGACGTGGGCTGTGGCGCTGGTGTGCGCCGTCTTTGTGATAGTGTCTGTACTCATTGAACATGGAATCGAGTCTCTTGCAAAG TGGTTTAAGAAAAAGCAGAAGAAGGCCATGAGTGAAGCCCTGGAGAAAATAAAAGCTG AGTTGATGCTACTAGGCTTTATTTCATTGCTACTCACCATCGGTACTAGATTCATTGCCAAGATATGCATCCCTGCTGAACTGGGAAGCACCATGCTTCCGTGCAAGCGTGGTTATAAGGACGGCGGCGGATACGGTGGTGGCGGTGGTGACGACGGCGACGACGGAGGAGATGGCAGGAGAAAGTTATTATCATATGCTGAAGAAATGATATTGCGTAGAGTTTTGGCCGCCCAGGCTGGAGGTGACTATTGCTCCAAATCT GATAAAATACCATTGATTTCGCAAACGGGAGTGCACCAACtgcatatatttatatttatgctGGCAGTTTTCCATGTGCTTTACAGCGTCGTGACCATGGCTTTGGCCCAGGCCAAG ATGAAGAAATGGAAGTCTTGGGAGTCGGAGACATCTTCCTTGGAATATGAATTCACAAATG ATCCAGCGAGATTCAGGTTCACCCATCAGACTTCCTTCGTGAGGCGCCACGCTGGCTTCTCCAGAGCACCTGGGATTAGATGGATT GTGGCATTCTTCAGGCAATTCTTTGCCTCAGTGACGAAGGTGGACTACACAACAATGCGTCGTGGATTTATTAAT GCACATCTAGCTCCAAACAGCAAATTTAACTTCCACAAATACATAAAGAGATCCATGGAAGATGATTTCAAAGTGGTTGTGGGTATTAg TATGCCATTGTGGATTTTTGCCATCATCTTCATGCTTCTAAATGTTTACA AATGGTACACCCTCTCATGGATGCAAATAGTGCCAGTCACG ATACTTCTTGTAGTGGGCACCAAGCTTGAACTGATTATCATGGAGATGGCAGAAGAAATCCAAGATAGAACCACTGTTGTTAAAGGGGCCCCAATTGTGGAGCCAAACAACAAGTTTTTCTGGTTTAATCGGCCTCACTGGGTTCTCCTTTTGATTCATTTCATCCTTTTCCAG AATGCATTTCAAATGTCATTCTTCCTATGGATAACT TATGAATATGGGATCAAGTCATGCTTCCATGAAAACTTGGCTGAGATTTTGGTGAGACTTGTCTGTGGAGTTGCCCTTCAAATCCTCTGCAGCTACATCACCTTCCCTCTCTATGCCTTGGTAACACAA ATGGGTTCTCACATGAAGAAATCAATCTTTGAGGAGCAAACCGCACAGGCCCTTAAGAAATGGCAGAAGGCTGCAAAGGAGAGGAAGAAGTTGAGAAAAGCAGGGGGAGATATTGCTCCTGGGAGTCTAGGTGGAGAAAACACACCATCCCATGGCGCTTCACCCTTGCATTTACTACGCAACCACAAGTACAGGTCTAGTACAAATGAAGTGGAAAGTGCTCCCACTTCCCCGAAATCATGCCAGTCTGACACTGATCTCTCTGACATGGAGGGTTCTTCTCGTCATGGGCATCatcaatcaaaagaaaatgatcATCTCGACAGAAATGCAGAGTCACATAGTATTGACTTTTCCTTCTCTAAGGCTTAG